The Bradyrhizobium sp. LLZ17 genomic sequence TCCATTTTCCCGTGACGCAGCAGTCCCGTGTACGAAACCACTCGGTCGCCCGCGGCAGACGAGCCCACGGCGACAAAGCCAATACAATTGCCCTTGTGAAACCCGATGATCGGAACTGTTTGCCCGTAAAAGCCGCTGTCTTCGAGCGCGGTTTCGAAATTGCCGTCGATGCGGCCCTCTGCATCGCCGGTGATGCGCAAGATCGAACCGAATTGATTTTGCCAATTGCCGACCCACGTCATGATGGTCTCCCAAGGTCACTTGTTCGGCTGAACACCCAGGCGGCGCAATCGGCGCAGATCCTTTGATGCGTGCTCGATCAAGTCCTGAGCGGCTTCACGTTCCTGCCCAATGATGAATCCTGCCGCGAATGCCTGGGCGCGCCGATTTGCGGGAGGCGCCGCCAGCGCTGCCTCGATCGCCAACTCGCGATGCGCCATGAAATCGTTCAACGATCCCAAGGCGGACTGAATCCGTTTCAGCCGGGCGGAAAAGCCGGCGAGCTCGTTTCGGTCGCTATCCCGGTAGAGGCTTTCGAAGAAGTCGACGGCATACCGGATCTTCTTGATCCTGATCCGCAATTTGTGGCGCTGTCGCGGATCGAGATCGCTCAGCTGCTTGCCTTGCTTTCGCGCCTTCTTGACCCGCCGGTCGAGCACTTCGGCGCCGTAGGCAGCGATCGTTCGATCGTCAGCGGTGCGGGGGCGTTCGGTTTCTATCCACTCGGCCGCATCGATCAAAAGTCGGCGGTAGCGGCCCAGAATCGACCGCGTCGCGGGCGTGCCGGAAGGCAGCCATGCGCTGCTCCGAGAACGTCTTGCGGATCGCGCGAGACCCACGCTTCGGGACGTCCTGCTCGGTGATCGGCTGAATACTTTCCTTGAGAAAAACGTCGATCTCCCGCGCCGGCGCAAGCTCGTCCGTGAGCCATTTGAGCTCAGCCTTGATCCGGCCGGTGCTCGCGCGCGGCAGGATGTCGTCGAAGAGGGAGATGGCCGCCCGCAACCGCCGCAGACCGACGCGCATTTGATGGACGCCCTCGGGATCCATGTTGCGCACCGGATCGGCATTGGTGGTGATGTGCCGAAGTGTCGAACGCGCGATGACGCGGAAGGCATCTTGCGGTGAAAGCTCGGGCTTCAGCCGGATCGGTTCGGCGTGTTGCGCGCCTTCGCCCTCCCGCGTCAGGAGCCGGTAACCCCGCTCGGATTTCGAGCGCAGGTCGAGCTCCGCCTCCGTCTTGCGTTCGATGTCGCGCGCCAAGCGAAACAGATCTGCGACATGCCCGGACTTCAGCTCAAGTTCAAGCTCGGCGATAGGTCGCGAGCGGCGGCCGGCTCCGATCCGGCCGCGGTCCACCGCGAGCTCGATCTGGCTCCCCCGGACCCGCCGTACCTCGGCCGTCCGATGCACGTTGGTCTGGAAGACCGGTTTGAGCTTGTGCGAGAGTTTCTCAGTGGCCACGCCGTCGAGCGCTGTATCCCTCGCTTGCTTGAGGTCAGGCTTTGGGCCGCTGACCTCGTGCTCCCATTCGCCACGCGTCAGGCTCCCCGACGAGCCGTTCGCCTTCACGGTTTGGACGTAGCGGCCTTCGACCTTGCGAACCCGAAGCGTGAGGCCGTTTCGTTTGAGCTTGTGCTTGCTCGTATCATAATAACTTGACACGAGCGCCTGCTCCGATAGATCGCGCCCTCTGCTGCCGCTGCGCAAGATGGAGGCCAGCTTTCGTGGCGCAACCTGGAATTTGAGTTCCGTTTCTGCGTTCATGGCGCGCGCTTTCCGTCACTCGATCTCAAAGTGGCGCGACGGAAAGAAGTTCCGCGTTAGGCCACCGGATCCTTGTGATGATGCGAACGGGCCCGGTCGTCCGGTGCCAGCGGCGGCGCCGCGCGCGAGGGTGGGGTCTCCACCGGCGCGGCGTCGCGTCCCGTGGACTCCTTGACCGGAGCGGCTCTGACGTCCCGGTAGGCGATCAGCCAGATCAGGAAGCCGGCAAGCGCCAGAGCGGCGCCGACTGGACCGGTGGAGGTCCAGCCCAGCCCATGGCGAATGGCAATGCCGCCGAGATAAGGGCCGAGTGCATTGGCGGTGTTGAAGGCCGAATGGTTGAGTGCGGCAGCGAGCGCCTGCGCGTCCCCTGCGACGTCCATGAGCCGTGTCTGGAGGATGGCTCCGAGCGACACGCCGGCGCCGATCGCGAAGACGTCTGCCGCGAGCAGCCACGGATTGCCGGCGACAAGCGGGAACACCAGCAGCGCGCCGGCCGAGAACAGCAGGATGACGCCCGCC encodes the following:
- a CDS encoding CHAD domain-containing protein gives rise to the protein MIDAAEWIETERPRTADDRTIAAYGAEVLDRRVKKARKQGKQLSDLDPRQRHKLRIRIKKIRYAVDFFESLYRDSDRNELAGFSARLKRIQSALGSLNDFMAHRELAIEAALAAPPANRRAQAFAAGFIIGQEREAAQDLIEHASKDLRRLRRLGVQPNK
- a CDS encoding CHAD domain-containing protein, translated to MNAETELKFQVAPRKLASILRSGSRGRDLSEQALVSSYYDTSKHKLKRNGLTLRVRKVEGRYVQTVKANGSSGSLTRGEWEHEVSGPKPDLKQARDTALDGVATEKLSHKLKPVFQTNVHRTAEVRRVRGSQIELAVDRGRIGAGRRSRPIAELELELKSGHVADLFRLARDIERKTEAELDLRSKSERGYRLLTREGEGAQHAEPIRLKPELSPQDAFRVIARSTLRHITTNADPVRNMDPEGVHQMRVGLRRLRAAISLFDDILPRASTGRIKAELKWLTDELAPAREIDVFLKESIQPITEQDVPKRGSRAIRKTFSEQRMAAFRHARDAVDSGPLPPTFDRCGRVDRNRTPPHR
- a CDS encoding avidin/streptavidin family protein; the encoded protein is MTWVGNWQNQFGSILRITGDAEGRIDGNFETALEDSGFYGQTVPIIGFHKGNCIGFVAVGSSAAGDRVVSYTGLLRHGKMETVWFVVADQALSAAREGDPAKLKPLNWWRAVTTNVDTFERI